GATTCCCTCTGCTGGGCCCACCCTTCCGGCTCGCGCCGCCCGCACACAACCGCCGTCAGCCGAAGCTTTTCTTCCGGCAGCTCCTCCCCCGCCACCGGCAGGTACACCGGCCGCAGCTCGAAAAGCCGCAGGTCCAGAGAACGATAAGCGATGTTGCGGGAAACCGTCTCAAGCAGACTCGAAACAAGGGTCGTCCGCATCACCGACTGGTCTTCGCTCAAGGGATTGAGGATCCGCACATTGTTTCTGCGTGGATCGCCATCCGCCAGGTTCAAGGCATTCCAGGCGGATGGCGAGACAAAGGAATAGTTGACCACTTCGGCAAAACCGGCGGCGACCATGGCATTGCGCACCTGACGCACCAGACTCTGCATGTCCGGTGGACGATGGCAGATCATGCGGCTGGCAGGCATGGTGACAGGAATCCGGTCGTAACCATTCAGCCGGGCAACCTCCTCGATGAGGTCGATTTCCCTTTCCAGATCGGGACGCGCTGTCGGGACCGTGACATAGATCATTTCGTCGTCTCGGTCCTCGGCGGGCCTTGCGTCCAGACCGATGGCCTTGAGGATGTTTTCGATTTCGAGGCTCTTCAGTTTCAGGCCCAGAACCTGGTTGGTCCGGCCTGTCGAAAGGGTGATCACCCGCTCGACGATAGGCCTGGGATAGATGTCGATGGCTCCCCGGGCGATGGTCCCTCCAGCCACCTGGCGGATCAGTTCGGCCGCCTTGTCCAGGGCCAGAGGAACCATGTTGACGTCGCACCCGCGCTCGAATCGATGCGAGGCTTCCGTATGCATTCCCAGGCGTTTGCTGCTGCGGCGAATGGTCGTCGGATTGAAATAGGCGCTTTCCAGCAGGATCTCGGTGGTGTCTTCCCGGATCTCGGAATTCTCACCGCCCATGATCCCGGCCAGGGCGACCGCGCCCCTGCCGTCGCAAATGACCAGATCGGAGTTTTTCAGGACGCGGGACTGCCCATCGAGGGTCACGAACACCTGCTCTTCTTCAGCCCGCTTGACAACGATTCGCTTTTCCTGCAGCAGATTGAAATCGAAGGCATGCAGGGGTTGCCCCAACTCCATGAGAATCAGGTTGGTGACGTCGACAACGTTATTAATGGAGCGCATGCCGACGGATTCGATCCGCCGGACAAGCCAATCGGGGGACGGGCCGATGCGCACCCCTTGAATGAGGCGGGCCGCATACCGGGGGCAGAGACCGGGTTCCTCGACGGTAACGGAGGTCAGATCTCCGATCGACGGCCCCTCCTCGACCAGCTCCGGCACAGGAACATGCAGGGCCCGACCGGTCAGAGCGGAAACTTCCCGGGCGACCCCTGCAAGACTCAGACAATCCGGCCGATTGGGCGTCAACCCCAGTTCGTAACGCACATCCTTGAGTCCAAGAGCCTGAAAGACCGGCTCTCCTACCTTGAGGTCCGTGGGAAGAATCAGGATCCCTTCCGACTCTTCAGCAAGCCCGAGTTCCTTTTCCGAGCAGAGCATCCCCATGGACACCTGGCCGCGAATCTTGGATTTCTTGATTTTAAAATCGCCGGGCAGCACGGATCCGACCTGAGCCAGGGCCACAAAATCTCCGGTCCGATGATTTTGCGCTCCGCAGACGACCGGAACGGTTTCGGAACCAGTATCCACCTGGCAGAGGGTCAGGCGGTCAGCGTCGGGATGGGGAGCCACCTCGACCAGCCGGGCGACGATGACAGAATCGAGACCGGTGCCTACGTATTCCATGGCGTCGACCTCGAGGCCGGCCATGGTCAGACGGTGACCCAGTTCCTCCGGGGGGAGATCAAAATCGACAAATTCCTTCAACCAGTTGTAGGAGACGATCATTTATTCAGGTCCTTTATAAAGAAATGTCCCATAAACATTCAATTTTATGTCTTTTTATTCCTTAAACTGATGGAGAAAACGCAGATCGTTCTCGAAGAAGAGCCGCAGATCGTTGACCCTGTATTTCAACATTGCGATCCGCTCTATTCCCATGCCGAAGGCGAAACCGCTGTATTTCTGATAGTCGTAATTCACGGCCTTGAAGACCTCGGGATCGATCATGCCGCTGCCCAGAATCTCGAGCCAGCCGGAATTCTTGCAAACCCGGCAACCGTCCCCGCCGCAGATGACACACTGGATGTCCACCTCGGCACTGGGCTCGGTGAAGGGGAAGAAAGAAGGCCGGAACCGCACCCCGGTCCCCCGCCCGAAAAACTGGGTGATAAAGGTGGTGAGCACGCCTTTCAGATCGCCAAAGCTGATCCCCCGATCGACCAGGAATCCCTCGATCTGATGAAACATTGGAGTGTGGGTCAGGTCGGAATCACGGCGATAGACCGTTCCCGGCGCGATCACACGCACTGGGGGCGCATGCTTGAGCATGGTCCGGATCTGCACCGGGGAGGTGTGCGTTCTCAGCACCACATCCTCGGAAATATAGAAAGTGTCCTGCATGTCCCGGGCAGGATGGTCCTTTGGCATGTTGAGGGCCGCGAAATTATAAAAATCCATTTCGATTTCAGGACCTTCCGCAATGCCGAAGCCGAGGGAAGAGAAAATTTCGCAAATTTCCTCGGTCACCAGGGTGATCGGATGCTTGGAGCCTGAGTTCTGGCGCCGTCCGGGCAGCGTCACGTCGATCCGCTCGCTAGCGAGTCGATTGGCCAGTTCGGCGGCTCTTACGGCTTCGGCCCGCTCTTCAAAGAGAGCTTCCAGCTCCTCCTTAATCCGATTGGCCAGCGCCCCGACCGTGGGCCTTTCCTCGGCGGAAAGGCTCCCCATGCCTTTCATGACCGCTGTCATCAACCCTTTTTTTCCCAAAAAGCGAACCTTTGCGTTCTGCAGATCGGTCAGGGTCGAAGCTTCCTGCAAGGCGTTGCGCCCCTCTGCCAGCAAACCTTCGAGTCGTTCTTTCATAGGTAAGTTCGCATCCATAGCACAAAATGAATAAAGGAAGCCGTGCGGCTTCCCAAAAAAAAGAGATGAGGGCGACCCCTCATCTCTTCTGGTGAAACTCCTTACTGAAGCTGGGCCTTGGCTTTTTCCACGACGGCACTGAATCCGGCCGGATCGGCTACGGCCAGCTGGGCCAGGATCTTGCGGTCCAGCCCGATTTCTGCCTTTTTCAGACCGTGGACCAGGCGGCTGTAGGAGAGTCCGTTGTCCCGGGCGCCGGCGTTGATCCGCGCAATCCAAAGGGCGCGAAAATCGCGTTTCTTGACCTTGCGGTCCCGGAAGGCGTACTTGAGGCCGCGATCCACCGCTTCAGTGGCGCTCCGGAACAGTTTGCTGCGTGCGCCCCGGTAACCTTTGGCCAGCTTGAGAATCTTGTTTCTTCTGCGTCTCGCTTTGAATCCCCGTTTTACTCTTGGCATGCATTTCTCCTTCGTGTTGATATGCGGCATTGCCGCAGCCGGATCTGAAGGGGGAGACTATTTTCCCCTCAGTTCACGGTCTTGACCAAGATGTCCAGCTGCTCCCTACATGTAAGGGATCAGCTGGGCAATATTCTTTTCATCGACCTTGGCGACCAGTGTGCCCTGGCGCAGGTCCCGCTTTCTTTTGGTGGTCTTCTTGGTCAGAATGTGGCTGGTAAAAGCCTTGTTCCGACGAATCTTGCCGGAGCCGGTCTTGCGAAAACGCTTGGCGGCGCCGCGATTGGTTTTGATCTTAGGCATGACAACCCTCTCCTTGTTTTTAAAATCGACCAACGGCAGCAGGGCCGGTTTGCCGTCTCGCCGGCCTGCACCTGCCCGCAACCGTTGTTTTGCTTATTTCCTGCTCGGTGCCACCACCATGGTCATAAAACGCCCGGCCATCCGCGGCGTCATTTCCACCTGGCCGATATCCTTAACGTCTTCGACCATCCGCTCCATGAGCTTGCGGCCGAACTCGGGATGCGTCACCTCCCGCCCGCGGAACATGACCGTCACCTTGACCCGATTGCCGCTTTCGAGAAATCTTCGAGCATTCTTGAGTTTGACCAGGTAGTCGTGCTCTTCCGTTTTCGGCCGCATCTTGACTTCCTTGAGCTCGACCTTGGCGGATTTCTTTTTGGCTTCGGCGGCCCGCTTGCTGGCCTGGTACTTATACTTGCCAAAATCCATGATACGGCAGACCGGCGGATCGGCATTGGGTGAAACTTCGACCAGGTCCAGTCCCCGTTCTTCAGCGGCAGCCAGCGCTTCGGGCACGGTCAGAATGCCGAGGAGTCCCCCCTCGTCGTCGACAACCCGAACTTCCTTGGCTCGAATGGCGCGGTTGATGCGTGTCTCTTGCTTAGCTATGGTGACACCTCCTATCGATAGTGACTGCACTCGTCCCGCACAAAGCGCACGAACTCGTCGATCGTCACAGGCTCCAGGTTTTTGCCGCTCCGGTACCGGGGAGCGACTGTCCCGTTTTCCTTCTCCTGATCGCCGACGACGAGCATATAGGGAATTTTCCCAACCTGCGCCTCGCGGATTTTAAAGCCCAGCTTTTCGTTCCGCAGGTCTTTTTCAACCCGGATGCCTGCGTCACGCAACTGCTGCCAGACCTGCAAAGCATATTCGGCCTGGTTGTCGGTAACATTGAGGACGATGGCCTGCACCGGCGAGATCCATAACGGGAAACTGCCCGCAAAGTGCTCGATAAGCACTCCGATGAATCGTTCGATGGCGCCAAGGATGACGCGATGCAGCATGACAGGCCGATGTTTTTCCCCATCGGCGCCAATATAGGTCAGATCAAAGCGCTCGGGAAGGGTAAAATCGCACTGGATTGTAGCACATTGCCACCTTCTGTCAAGAGCGTCCTTGAGCTTGATATCGATCTTGGGACCGTAGAAAGCGCCGTCCCCTTCGTTGACTTCGAACTGCCGCCCGGAGCTTTCGAGTGCGCCCATCAGAGCGCCGGTGGCCCTTTCCCAGTCAAGATCGCTGCCGATCGATTTTTCGGGGCGGGTGGAAATTTCGATTTCGTACTCGAAGCCGAAGATTCCCATTACATCCTGCACGAAATTCAGAACACCCTTGATTTCGGCATCCAGCTGTTCCGGGGCACACAGAATGTGGGCGTCGTCCTGGGTGAAGCCGCGCACCCGCAGCAAGCCGTGCAGGACCCCCGATTTTTCGTGCCGGTGCACCGTGCCGAGCTCGAAGTAGCGCAGGGGCAGGTCGCGGTAGGACCGCATCTGCGATTTGTAGATAAGCATGTGAGCCAGGCAGTTCATCGGCTTGAGGCCGTAACCCTGCCCGTCGACCTCGGTAAAATACATGTTCTCCCGATAATTGTCGAAATGCCCCGAGGTCTTCCAAAGATCGGTGCGCAGGATCTGCGGCCCCATCACCAGATCGTAACCGCGCCGCAGATGCTCTTTCCGTTCAAAATCCTCAAGCAGGGTGCGCAGCAGCGCGCCCTTGGGGTGCCAGATCACCAGACCGGCTCCGGCCTCCTCGTTGAAGGAGAACAGGTCCAACTCCCGACCCAGGCGGCGATGATCCCGCTTGCGGGCCTCCTCGAGGCGGGCGAGATAGGCCTTGAGCTCCTTTTTGTCGGGAAAGGCGGTGGCGTAGATGCGCTGCAGCATGGCGTTCTTTTCGTCGCCGCGCCAATAGGCGCCGGCCACACTGGTCAGCTTGAAGGCCTTGATCAGACGGGTATGCGGCAGATGCGGCCCCCGGCAGAGGTCGACGAACTCTCCCTGGCGATAGAGGGAAACGGTCGGTTCGTTGATATCCTCGATGATCTCGACTTTGTAGTCCTCTCCCATGGCGCGGAAAATTTCAATGGCTTTTTCGCGGCTGACAACCTCGCGCACCACGGGCAGACCGGCCTCGGCCAGCTCCTGCATCCGCTTTTCGATCTTTTCGAAATCCTCGGGAGTAAAGGTGTGTTTCGGACTGTAAAAATCGTAATAGAAGCCGTTTTCGATGGAGGGTCCGATGGTCACCTGAACGTCCCGGCCGTAGAGATCCTTGACGGCGTGGGCCATCAGATGTGCGGTGGTATGCCGGTAGACGTCCAGACCCTGGGGGGAGTCGAGAGTGATCAGCTCGAGGCGGCAATCCCTGTCGATTTCGGAGGCCAGGTCGACCGGCTTGCCGTCGATCCGACCGGCCACGGATTTGCGGGCAAGCCCTTCCCCGATCTCTCTGGCAACGTCGAGGACCGAACTTCCCTCGGCGACTTCTTTGACGGAGCCGTCCGGCAATTCTACTCGCAGCATGGCGATTACCTTCTCCGCGAATGAAAAGAGGCATCCGGAGATGCCTCAATCGGTTGAGCAGTTGTGGTCATCGTTGGTAGGCACGGGCGGGATTGAACCGCCGACCCCTACCGTGTCAAGGTAGTGCTCTCCCACTGAGCTACGTGCCTACATCTTCCTACGACGGGCCCAATTTCTATCAAACTAATCCCAGTCATGTCAAGCCCTTTTAACAACAGCGCAACTTTTTTTCCTTACCCCTGAGAGTATCCGTTTTCTGGGGTTACAGCAACCGTCTTGCGAAATCCGCGGCCGCCGATTTGTGATCAACCTCTGTCATCCGGGATGACTTTTGGGGCCCTTGGCCGATTTTCTCGAAACTCTGTTTTTCAACAGGCGCCCGGCTTCGCGAGCTTCAGGCAATCCCATGACCAGGCAACCGAATCCGTAGAGAAGACCACCGCCGGCCACGGCGCCCAGAAGGGCGACAGCTTTTTCGGCCACCTGTCCCGGCTCCTTCCAGACAACGGTGCCGAGAACAAAATAGGCGAATCCGACCATCAGCAGGGTGGGCGGCACCACCCGCAGCAACGAACCGCTGAGTCGGCCAAGCCCAAGCCGGCCGACCTTGCGTCGCAGAAGCCAGAGCAGCAGCAAGCAGTTGAACACCGAAGACAGGGTCAAAGCGAGAGCCAGACCGACATGACTCAACCATCCCATGAGGACATAGCCCAAGGCAGCGTTGACAATCAGGGTCCAGAAGGACACCCACACCGGGGTGCGAGTGTCCTTGAGGGCATAGAAGGTCGGCACCACCACCCTGCTGATCCCGACAAACAGGAGCCCTGGAGCATAGGCCGTCAGGGCGAGAGCGGTCTGACGCACGTCCTGATAAAGAAACTCTCCCCGCATGAAAAACAGGCTGAAGACCGGCTCCGCGCACATTATAAGGCCGACCGCGGCCGGCACTGTGATCACTGCGATCAGCACCATGACAAAGCGCAGGCTCTCCTTCAGACCACCGCGGTCCCCCGCCACGGCCTGCCGGCTCATGGAGGGCAGCACCGCCTGCGCCAGAGATACGATAAAGATCCCCTGGGGCAGTTCGAACAGCCGCTGGCCATAATACAGATAGGATACACTCCCTTCCGGCAGAAAGGAAGCCAGCAGCCTGGAAATGACGACATTGATCTGATAGATGGCGACTCCTGCGATGCCGGGTATCATCAGACGAAAAATCCGACGGACCGCAGGGTGCTGCATATCGAAATCCAACCGAAGCCTGAAGCCCTTCCGGGCCAGGACCGGAAACTGAACTGCAAACTGCAAAAACCCTCCGAGCAGAACCCCCACGGCAAGGGCAGTCACCGGCACCTCGAACATGGGGGCAAGCAGAAAGGCGCATGCGATCATGCTGAGGTTCAGCAGGACCGTGGAAAAAGCGGGCAGAAAGTAGTGTCCGACGACATTCAGGATTCCCGTCATCAGCGCGAGCAGGCTGACAAAGAAGATATAGGGAAACATCAACCGGTTGAGAAAATCGGTCAGTGCCAGTTTGCCGGGAACGGCGGCATAGCCGAAGCCGATCATTCTGACGATGGCCGGAGAAGCCAGAACCCCGGCCACGACAACTCCCGCCATGACCATGAGCAGAAGAGTCCAGCAGATATTGGCAACCCTGCGCCCTTCGTCGATCCCCTGCCGATGCATGACTTCGGAGAAGGTCGGAACGAAGGCGGCGGTCAGAGACCCCTCTGCAAAGAAACGCCGCAGCAGATTGGGAATGGTGAAAGCCATGAAAAATGCGTCGGTCCCGAAACCGGCACCGAACAGGGTGGCCACCACCATATCCCGCACCAGACCGGCGATACGGCTCAAGGTTGTGGCGGCTCCCATGACCCCGGTTGCGGTTGTGATGTTTTTTTTCTCCGACATGAACAGCTTTAAACTCCTGGCGAAAATGGGAATGAATTATTTTTCATTCCGGAAGTGAAATAACTATACCCTTGTTTTCTTGCGTCTTTTTTTTGCATTTTAATATTTTCTTATCTTGACTGACGGTAGTTTTAATGCTATAAGGTCAAGCTCAAACCGTGTTCATGGCAAAAACTGGAGCCGTGAACCGCCCTGCAGAGATTAAAAAAACCCTTTCAGATCAACAAAATCAGCCGGTACCGGCAATTCCCGTATGGAGGAAAGAACCTTGGCCAATCACAAATCAGCCGTCAAAAGAAACAAGCAGGCGACCGTCCGCAACCTTCGCAACACTCATGTCCGTTCCACCATGCGAACCCTGGTGAAACAGGTCCGCACCGCCGTTTCCACCGGAGACGCCGAAACGGCCCGCCAGGCCCTCAGCCGAGCCATCCCCTTCATCGACAAAGCGGCGACCAAAGGTGTCATTCACAAATCCACCGCCAGCCGCAAGATTTCCCGGCTCAACAAGTTGGTGAACTCGCTCTCCTGAGGGGTCGGAAGACATACGCCAGGCAACAAAAGGGGCTGCAAAAGCCCCTTTTGTCATTTTTTCCTTTCATCGAGACCGGCAATATGCAGCACGAGGTTTTCCAGAAGGGCCGCGGGATGGGAACCACTTGATTTGAGCGCCAGGTCCGTTTCCAGAAGACGTCTGAATATCTCCGGAAAAGCCGTGATGGGAAAAGCACGGGCCTGACGCATCAGGCCGTCCAGAAAATAGGGGTTGATCCCCGCTTCCCGAACGATACCCTTTCTATCCAGACCCTGTTCCTGCCAATAGGCGATCTTCCAGAGTTGACGGAAATGCCTGGCTATCATGGAAAGAGCCACAAGGGGAACAACCCCTTCAGCCAACAAACGCTCCAACAGAGGCAGGGCGCGGTTCGAATCCCGAAAACCGAGAGCATCGGTCAGTTCGAAGATGCTGTCGATGCGGATTTCCGAAACAATTGCCTTCACATCGGCCGTATCGACCACTTTCCGGTCTCCCAGATAGCTGAAAAGCTTGTCCAGTTCCCCGACGATTTCCTGCAGATTGTTACCGACTCGCCGGCAGAAGGTGGTCAGCCCTTCCTCGGAAAAATCGAAACCGGATTCCTTGGCATAAGTGGAAACGAACTCGGGAATCTGGTTGTCATAGTACTTCCTGAACTCGACCAGTTTTCCCTGCTTCTTGAACAGCTGAAAGAATTTCCGTCGGCTGTCGATCTTCTCGGCGGTGAACAGCAGGATGGTTTCCTGAGCGGGATTTTTCAGATAGGGGATCAGGGCCTCCAGTTCGGTGGCCGGGACCAGATGGGCATCACGCACCAGCACCAGCCGGTGCCGGTTGAATACCGGGAAGGTCTGGGCGCAATCGAGAACCTCGGCGGCCCGCACATCCTTGCCATGAAAGACGTTCAGGTTGAAATCCCGGCTGTCCTCGGGAACGGCCAGGTTCCTGATCTTCTCGACAGTGCGCTCGAGAAAAAAGCGCTCCTCGCCGTAGAGAAACAGCAGAGGCGGAAAATCCCTGTCCCGCAAAGCTTTATTTAAATCAGCGGGAATCATCCGAACTTCCTGGACACCGGCAGTCAGAATCCATCGACAATCCGGGAATAGAGTTCGTCTGCCAAACGTTGGCTGGCCTGCTCAATGGCGGCGCTTTCCCTGGCATCCTGCAGAGCCTTGTCCCGGCTGGTCGTATATTCTTCCGCCCAGCGCACCGTCCCCTTCCACAGGGGCAGGCCGTTGTCTCCCCGGCGCAGGACCGCATTCAGGGCGATTTCCGAGCGGTACTCGGCAATCTCATCGACGGGATTATAGGAGATGGCGCTGCGACCATAGCCGACGAGCCTGCCTCCGAGGATGGCATCGGCCCGATTCCTGTCCTCCACCAGAACCAGCTGCTGATGGCGGGAAAAGCGTTCGACAATGGCATTGGTGACCGCGTTTTCAAGAAACGGTTCGCGGGTTCCGTTTTCCATCATTTCGATGTAAAGGCTTCGGATCTCTTCCGGCAATGCATCGCTGCGCCCCTGCAGGTGATAGCCGCAGCCGAGGACCGCCAACAGCAGGGCAGCGCCGATCAATCGAATCGCCTGCTTCATGATACCACCACATTGACAAGCCGCCCGGGTACGATGATCACCTTGCGGATCTGTTTTTCTTCAAGGAACCTGGCAACATTGGCATCGGCAAGAGCGGCCTGGCGTATCTCGTCCTCCGAGGCATCCGCGGCCACTGTCACCTTGCCGCGTACCTTGCCGTTGACCTGAACCACCAGAGTTTTTTCGTCTTCGACCAGGGCCTCCTCCCGCCACACGGGCCACCCGGCCTTATCCAGGCCCCCTTCATGGCCGAGAATGCGCCACAATTCTTCGCTCATGTGCGGGACAAAGGGCGCCAGCAGCCGTACCACCGATTCGATGGCTTCACGCAGGACCCCGGTATGGTTCTGCTTCTCCTCGAAGGCATAGATGGCGTTGACCAGCTCCATGATTGCGGCAATTGCCGTATTGAAATGGAAACGGCCGTCGATGTCCTCGGTCACCTTGCGAATGGTGCGGTGGACCTGCCGACGCAGATCCCTGCCGACCCCATGGGTCTCCTCGCCGGGATCGGCGGCAGCGATCAGCTCGAGGTTCTCATAAACCGCACGCCAGACCCTGTTGAGAAAACGGTAGCACCCTTCGACCCCCTGCTCATTCCACTCCAGGTCCTTTTCCGGGGGAGCGGCGAACAGCGAGAAGAGACGGGCCGTATCCGCCCCGAACCGTTTGATCAACTGATCGGGATCGACGACATTCTTTTTCGACTTGCTCATTTTTTCGGTCCGGCCCAGAGTCACCGGCTTGCCGCATTTGGTGCAGTGCCCTTCCCTCACCTCCTCGGGGAACAGCCAGCCGTGTTCAGGGCAGCTGGTGGTTTCCATGCACACCATGCCCTGGGTCAGCAGGTTGGTAAAAGGCTCGTCCAAAGCCACCATCCCCAGATCGCGCATCACCTTGGTGAAAAAGCGCGCATAAAGAAGATGCATCACCGCATGCTCGACACCGCCGATATACTGGTCAACCGGCATCCAGTATTCCACCGCCTGCCGATCAAGGGGTCCTTCCGTGTAATCGGGGCAGGCATAGCGCGCAAAATACCAGGAACTTTCCACGAAGGTATCGAAGGTATCGGTTTCCCGCCGCCCCGGCCCTCCGCAACGGGGGCAGTCTACATAAAAGAATTCTTCATGGCGCGCCAGGGGGCTGCCGCCCTCGCCGCTGATCTCCACGTTCTGCGGGAGCAGAACAGGCAGGTCCTTCTCGGGGACAGGAACCGTACCGCACTGCCGGCAATAGATGACCGGAATCGGCGTGCCCCAATAGCGCTGCCGTGACACACCCCAGTCCCGCAGGCGGAAATTGACCGTTTTCCATCCGAACCCTTGTTCCGTCAGAAAATCGGCGATCTTTTCCTTTCCTTTTTCATTATCCAGGCCGTTGAATGCTCCGGAATTGATCATTTTGCCGGGCCCGGTCCAAGCCTCCTCCATAAGAGCGGGATCGAGGATGATATCTTCAGGCTGAATCACCGGAATGATGGGCAGGCAGTATTTGCGGGCGAACTCGAAGTCCCTCTGATCATGAGCGGGGACGGCCATGACGGCGCCGGTACCGTATTCCATCAGGACAAAATTGGCCAGGAAGACGGGAATCCGGGCACCGGTAACGGGATTGAGAGCGTAAGAGCCGGTAAAAACGCCTTCCTTTTCGAAATCTTCGCTGGTCCGCCTGGCTTTGTCCTGCTTTCGGACCTTGGCCATAAAGTCCTGTACGGCCTGTCGATTGTCCGCTGTGGTCAATTCCAGGGCCAGGGGGTGTTCCGGCGCGATGCTCATGAAAGTGGCGCCGAACAGTGTATCCTGGCGGGTGGTGAAAACCTTGATCTTCAGGTCGGAGTCAGCGGCGGGAAACTCGATCTCACAACCTGTGCTGCGTCCGATCCAGTTGCGCTGCATGGTCAGAACCGACTCCGGCCAGCCGGTCAGTTTACAGGTCCAGTCAAGCAGTTCCTGGGCATATTCGGTAATGCGGAAAAACCACTGCTCCAGTTCCTTCTGTTCGACCTCGGTATCGCAGCGCCAGCAGCAGCCGTCCTCCACCTGTTCGTTGGCCAGGACGGTTTGACACTCGGAGCACCAGTTGACGAAGGAACTTTTTTTGTAGGTCAGCCCCTTTTCAAACATTTTCAGAAAAATAAGCTGTTCCCATCGGTAGTAATCGGCGTCGCAGGTGGCGAATTCACGATTCCAGTCATAGGAAAAACCCATCTTCTTCAACTGGGCCCGCATGTGATCGATGTTCTCGCAGGTCCACTTTGCAGGATGGGTGCCGTGCTGGATGGCCGCGTTTTCCGCCGGCATGCCGAAAGCGTCCCACCCCATGGGATGGAGCACGTTGAACCCCTGCAGACGCTTGAAGCGGGCCACGACATCGCCAATGGAATAGTTGCGGACGTGCCCCATGTGGATACGCCCCGAGGGATATGGAAACATTTCGAGCAGGTAGTATTTTTCCCTGGTCGGGTCCTCAACCACCTTGAAAGTTTGCTGCCTTTCCCAGTGATCCTGCCATTTTTTTTCAATGGCCCCGGCGTCGTACCGCTCTTGCATATTTCCTCCGAATCCTGTGGACATTTGTCAAAACAGCAAAAC
This portion of the Syntrophotaleaceae bacterium genome encodes:
- the rpsT gene encoding 30S ribosomal protein S20 is translated as MANHKSAVKRNKQATVRNLRNTHVRSTMRTLVKQVRTAVSTGDAETARQALSRAIPFIDKAATKGVIHKSTASRKISRLNKLVNSLS
- the leuS gene encoding leucine--tRNA ligase, whose amino-acid sequence is MQERYDAGAIEKKWQDHWERQQTFKVVEDPTREKYYLLEMFPYPSGRIHMGHVRNYSIGDVVARFKRLQGFNVLHPMGWDAFGMPAENAAIQHGTHPAKWTCENIDHMRAQLKKMGFSYDWNREFATCDADYYRWEQLIFLKMFEKGLTYKKSSFVNWCSECQTVLANEQVEDGCCWRCDTEVEQKELEQWFFRITEYAQELLDWTCKLTGWPESVLTMQRNWIGRSTGCEIEFPAADSDLKIKVFTTRQDTLFGATFMSIAPEHPLALELTTADNRQAVQDFMAKVRKQDKARRTSEDFEKEGVFTGSYALNPVTGARIPVFLANFVLMEYGTGAVMAVPAHDQRDFEFARKYCLPIIPVIQPEDIILDPALMEEAWTGPGKMINSGAFNGLDNEKGKEKIADFLTEQGFGWKTVNFRLRDWGVSRQRYWGTPIPVIYCRQCGTVPVPEKDLPVLLPQNVEISGEGGSPLARHEEFFYVDCPRCGGPGRRETDTFDTFVESSWYFARYACPDYTEGPLDRQAVEYWMPVDQYIGGVEHAVMHLLYARFFTKVMRDLGMVALDEPFTNLLTQGMVCMETTSCPEHGWLFPEEVREGHCTKCGKPVTLGRTEKMSKSKKNVVDPDQLIKRFGADTARLFSLFAAPPEKDLEWNEQGVEGCYRFLNRVWRAVYENLELIAAADPGEETHGVGRDLRRQVHRTIRKVTEDIDGRFHFNTAIAAIMELVNAIYAFEEKQNHTGVLREAIESVVRLLAPFVPHMSEELWRILGHEGGLDKAGWPVWREEALVEDEKTLVVQVNGKVRGKVTVAADASEDEIRQAALADANVARFLEEKQIRKVIIVPGRLVNVVVS
- the lptE gene encoding LPS assembly lipoprotein LptE; amino-acid sequence: MKQAIRLIGAALLLAVLGCGYHLQGRSDALPEEIRSLYIEMMENGTREPFLENAVTNAIVERFSRHQQLVLVEDRNRADAILGGRLVGYGRSAISYNPVDEIAEYRSEIALNAVLRRGDNGLPLWKGTVRWAEEYTTSRDKALQDARESAAIEQASQRLADELYSRIVDGF
- the holA gene encoding DNA polymerase III subunit delta, which produces MIPADLNKALRDRDFPPLLFLYGEERFFLERTVEKIRNLAVPEDSRDFNLNVFHGKDVRAAEVLDCAQTFPVFNRHRLVLVRDAHLVPATELEALIPYLKNPAQETILLFTAEKIDSRRKFFQLFKKQGKLVEFRKYYDNQIPEFVSTYAKESGFDFSEEGLTTFCRRVGNNLQEIVGELDKLFSYLGDRKVVDTADVKAIVSEIRIDSIFELTDALGFRDSNRALPLLERLLAEGVVPLVALSMIARHFRQLWKIAYWQEQGLDRKGIVREAGINPYFLDGLMRQARAFPITAFPEIFRRLLETDLALKSSGSHPAALLENLVLHIAGLDERKK